ATTTGAAGAGCCAGTTTTTTACTAAAAATGCGGACTCTCTCAAAGTGTTGACCAGTTCCTTTATCCCGTGATTCAGCCAATTTTGCCAAGGCAAAAATGGTTGCCATTTGAGATGCGGTAATGACTTCAACCTGTTTTGCTACTTTTTCTTCCAGCTGTTTGTTATGATACAGTAACTCTTCTCGAAGCTTTTTGAGGTGTATATGAGCCCAAACCCGTGCTAATACTTCTTGTTCTTGGAAGGGTTTGGATACATAATCAACCCCTCCGGCCTGAAAGGCTTTCACCTTGTCATCAGTTCCTTGACGACCACTGATAAAGATAATTGGTATATTCTGGAGCCGTTCATCTTGCATAAATCTTTGGCATACTTCAAACCCAGACATTTCTGGCATCTGGATGTCTAAAAGAACTAAATCTGGTGGATCAACAACTGCCGCTTCAAGAGCTTTTTTGCCGCTATCAACTGGTCTTGGCACCAGCCCGCCCCTTTTTAAGAGGGTGCTGAGTAGCCGAAGATTATCGTGGGCATCATCAACCACCAGCACATTTCCAGTACTCATTTCAATCATATTGTTTTTCTCCCACTCCTTTATCATCGATTAAATCTAAAATTCCATCGTAATTATATTCATCAACTAATTGATAAAGTAATTCGGCTAAATTGGCATCTATAGAATGGATTTTCTCAATAATTTGAACTAAATCATCGTATCGTGCGGCTAATGTCGCTTGTCGCAAATCTTCATAAATTTTTATCGGAAGAAGTGGTAATTTTTTTTGAAGAATAACTCCATTCTTCCGGGTTTTATGAGTCAATACTATCTTCTCGTTTTTTTCAATTTTTGAAAGCATGACACCGTCTAACACTTCCCTCACTTTATGAGTAAGATCTGCCGTACTAAAGGGCTTACTAATAATCGAAATTGTCTGATCATTATTAATCTCATTATTTTGTACGGCACTATCCGCAAAACCCGACATAAAGATTACTTTGATATGAGGAAAAAGCTTTAAAAGATGGTCGGAAAATTTATTACCACTCATTT
Above is a genomic segment from Candidatus Atribacteria bacterium ADurb.Bin276 containing:
- the rpfG_1 gene encoding Cyclic di-GMP phosphodiesterase response regulator RpfG, with protein sequence MIEMSTGNVLVVDDAHDNLRLLSTLLKRGGLVPRPVDSGKKALEAAVVDPPDLVLLDIQMPEMSGFEVCQRFMQDERLQNIPIIFISGRQGTDDKVKAFQAGGVDYVSKPFQEQEVLARVWAHIHLKKLREELLYHNKQLEEKVAKQVEVITASQMATIFALAKLAESRDKGTGQHFERVRIFSKKLALQMRGMGLYKDILTPSFIDNLYQAACLHDIGKVGVPDAILLKPGKVTPEEYEEIKKHSLYGADTLAKVLKHFPENQFLQMGVELARSHHEKWDGTGYPKGLVGKDIPLSGRIIALADYYDALTSHRYYRKAFSHEETARMIYQESGKHFDPDVAEAFRVLEKEFSQIRQEMQD